aaaataaattcttgagAATAGAACTGAAAGTCCCTTggttcatataaattaaatatctatataataatgcacGATATAaccttattacctatattacctattaacactgataattaatgaattcaaaaacttgcatgataataaaaaaaatacattcatcacttcatttaaaatctaaaacaaatactATCCATTTcaaaagcatttaaaaaacattcaagtctaaataactaattagatAGCTTATAGACAAatgtctttattttaatattcaatacattttaatacataaattatagctAAGATGGTCATAGTTCATAagtgcataatttatttatttaattaattgatattgtattaataatttattagtatgtaatattgtaatatattataaaaatcaagtatacatattaaacaacaaaaaaattaaataacttgtttattaaccaattttaaaattggaaaaaacatttttattttattgttcaatttaatgaaaaaaattgattattttttaattgacattattaaaaatatatcatttttaaagacTAAAGttgacaattatataatattgaaaacttgGAACTCACTGTATTCTAAATACACTCAAATATATGGATGAAACTAAAAAAGCTGcttgtatttcattaaaatgttcaaatctaacaaattatattcctAATTTAAACAATGCTTATAATTAGCTATGAACACACAACTgacacataaacattttttttaaaagtcattagaaaatatagtCTGACTGTAgttgctataaaaaaaaattctttgtttttttttcatttttataataaataataatgttttcaaataaaactgaATTTGTTAGATATTTCTTGGAAATATGAACATGATTTTTACACTATACATAACAAGTCCAGTAGACTAGAAAGTAATTCACAGTTTAATACTCTATTAttggtaatattgtatacaataatcttTTCGAGTcatagaaaaattgttttatcatcAATTAACATCCCTAAATGCAATTTTGTAACATTGAAGTAGgtacttcaaatatttagaaatggAAACTGATGAGGAACATCATAATCAGATAAGTATTGCTGTGATGAATTAGGAGATAAATCTACACCATCATTTAAGCTACATACTAAAGATGTTTCAATTGGAGGATGAATTCCAGGAAAACATGAATTTTCTTCACATTCCATCTTATAAGTTGATGCTGAGGCTACTTGAAGTACACTTTCTGCTATATCAACACTACTTAAATCTAAGTTATCAGGATATGCCATCAACGAATATGATACAGTGTCTTCTAATCTAaggtgattaatatttttttgtttcaaccTTTGTATTTCCTTTTCTTCATTCATGACTGCAGATGGAGACGAACGGCTAATATCTTCtacaaaacgttttattttgatgGATTCAGTAAATACTTGATTGTGGATATTGATTTGATGACGTCGTAAATTGgatgcaaatttaaatatacgtttacaatgacacacatattttttggtttcagAATGATTTTTCATATGCCTtgttaatatagattttaatttaaaattatcaccaCATACATTGCAAACAAAATTCTTTTCTTCATTGTGTATAGCAATTAGGTGATCTTGCAAAGCGTGCTTGCGATAAAAACAAGCACCACAATGTTCACAAACATAGTTTCTAACTTGCATATGAGAATCTTTGTGccttttataattgtttgcaTACTGAAAACTCCGTCcacacaaattacaaatataattattgtactgtttaaaatgtacttgTTTCATGTGTGATGAcagattaaatttgtaataaaatatctttggaCAATGAGCACAATAAAAGGGATTATCGACTTTATTAGTTGAGTGGACTACCGTTTTCATATgccgtttataatatttttttttctcaaacgCCTTTTTGCACTCAGCGCATTCATAAACaataccttaaaaaaaaatattataatatataattaaaacaataaatttaataagttctgaaattaaaaacatgatgAAAAAATTTACGAATTAGTCTgtgcattaataaaataaagacagACTATGTCTGATAACAGtctgttatataattaatacacttaTTAAGAGGATGattgtacaatatttgttttctatttcTGATCCATAAGCTAGTAAGCAACATTACAGATTTGCTAAATTTGCTTCCAGCAGAGCCAATTATGGGTTGTTACTCgctatcttattttaaaattataactcatCATAAAACTTGTTAAGAA
The DNA window shown above is from Aphis gossypii isolate Hap1 chromosome 2, ASM2018417v2, whole genome shotgun sequence and carries:
- the LOC114119911 gene encoding zinc finger protein 337-like isoform X1 — encoded protein: MPENYGCDHCEKTFTNRRHYDLHVDGHLRNICRICELSCNSRKMLVTHMSTAHGSKLDPVVLDCKYCMKTFVQKRSLHLHYKTVHKNTGTICLDCGQPFDSKQELADHVKTIKHGDGFICHKCGEVFTRNQQYKLHLQRHDAYCCFNCNAQFANSKKLNKHLKLCISIQPTDNYSKNKQSTTGIVYECAECKKAFEKKKYYKRHMKTVVHSTNKVDNPFYCAHCPKIFYYKFNLSSHMKQVHFKQYNNYICNLCGRSFQYANNYKRHKDSHMQVRNYVCEHCGACFYRKHALQDHLIAIHNEEKNFVCNVCGDNFKLKSILTRHMKNHSETKKYVCHCKRIFKFASNLRRHQINIHNQVFTESIKIKRFVEDISRSSPSAVMNEEKEIQRLKQKNINHLRLEDTVSYSLMAYPDNLDLSSVDIAESVLQVASASTYKMECEENSCFPGIHPPIETSLVCSLNDGVDLSPNSSQQYLSDYDVPHQFPFLNI
- the LOC114119911 gene encoding zinc finger protein 266-like isoform X2 translates to MDPNWIQLCWITVHKNTGTICLDCGQPFDSKQELADHVKTIKHGDGFICHKCGEVFTRNQQYKLHLQRHDAYCCFNCNAQFANSKKLNKHLKLCISIQPTDNYSKNKQSTTGIVYECAECKKAFEKKKYYKRHMKTVVHSTNKVDNPFYCAHCPKIFYYKFNLSSHMKQVHFKQYNNYICNLCGRSFQYANNYKRHKDSHMQVRNYVCEHCGACFYRKHALQDHLIAIHNEEKNFVCNVCGDNFKLKSILTRHMKNHSETKKYVCHCKRIFKFASNLRRHQINIHNQVFTESIKIKRFVEDISRSSPSAVMNEEKEIQRLKQKNINHLRLEDTVSYSLMAYPDNLDLSSVDIAESVLQVASASTYKMECEENSCFPGIHPPIETSLVCSLNDGVDLSPNSSQQYLSDYDVPHQFPFLNI